One genomic region from Macaca mulatta isolate MMU2019108-1 chromosome 20, T2T-MMU8v2.0, whole genome shotgun sequence encodes:
- the DCUN1D3 gene encoding DCN1-like protein 3 isoform X1 — MGQCVTKCKNPSSTLGSKNGDRDPSNKSHSRRGAGHREEQVPPCGKPGGDILVNGTKKAEAATEACQLPTSSGDAGRESKSNAEESSLQRLEELFRRYKDEREDAILEEGMERFCNDLCVDPTEFRVLLLAWKFQAATMCKFTRKEFFDGCKAISADSIDGICARFPSLLTEAKQEDKFKDLYRFTFQFGLDSEEGQRSLHREIAIALWKLVFTQNNPPVLDQWLNFLTENPSGIKGISRDTWNMFLNFTQVIGPDLSNYSEDEAWPSLFDTFVEWEMERRKREGEGRGALSSGPEGLCPEEQT; from the exons ATGGGCCAGTGTGTCACCAAGTGTAAGAATCCCTCATCGACCTTGGGCAGCAAGAATGGAGACCGTGACCCCAGCAACAAGTCACACAGCAGGCGGGGTGCAGGCCACCGTGAGGAGCAGGTACCACCCTGTGGCAAGCCAGGTGGAGATATCCTTGTCAACGGGACCAAGAAGGCTGAGGCTGCCACTGAGGCCTGCCAGCTGCCGACGTCCTCGGGAGATGCTGGGAGGGAGTCCAAGTCCAATGCCGAGGAGTCTTCCTTGCAGAGGTTGGAAGAACTGTTCAGGCGCTACAAGGATGAGCGGGAAGATGCAATTTTGGAGGAAGGCATGGAGCGCTTTTGCAATGACCTATGTGTCGACCCCACAGAATTTCGAGTGCTGCTCTTGGCTTGGAAGTTCCAGGCTGCAACCATGTGCAAATTCACCAG GAAGGAGTTTTTTGATGGCTGCAAAGCAATAAGTGCAGACAGCATTGACGGAATCTGTGCACGGTTCCCTAGCCTCTTAACAGAAGCCAAACAAGAGGATAAATTCAAGGATCTCTACCGGTTTACATTTCAGTTTGGCCTGGACTCTGAAGAAGGGCAGCGGTCACTGCATCGGGAAATAGCCATTGCCCTGTGGAAACTAGTCTTTACCCAGAACAATCCTCCGGTATTGGACCAATGGCTAAACTTCCTAACAGAGAACCCCTCGGGGATCAAGGGCATCTCCCGGGACACTTGGAACATGTTCCTTAACTTCACTCAGGTGATTGGCCCTGACCTCAGCAACTACAGTGAAGATGAGGCCTGGCCAAGTCTCTTTGACACCTTTGTGGAGTGGGAAATGGAGcgaaggaaaagagaaggggaagggagaggtgCACTCAGCTCAGGGCCCGAGGGCTTGTGTCCCGAGGAGCAGACTTAA